One Panulirus ornatus isolate Po-2019 chromosome 1, ASM3632096v1, whole genome shotgun sequence genomic region harbors:
- the LOC139748840 gene encoding uncharacterized protein isoform X2, whose protein sequence is MIITEDEELVMVKPKRGIVTDKEELESWLKTPEFPLLPSRGQEAFLRYLRGNYYQEDKDITDIDVKAEGMTDNAKRYQFWLKCQRLDLGNLFALYICDDETNVPDVNTFFGKYKDREDVKDKSPSDILKEKLSSAQKLDKFILELKDIMRPDLDQDFAKFKEYLEKEYGKNGEKIK, encoded by the exons GTAAAGCCAAAGAGGGGCATTGTTACAGATAAGGAGGAATTGGAGAGCTGGCTCAAAACACCTGAATTTCCTCTCTTACCTTCAAGAGGACAAGAAGCATTTTTAAG GTATCTTCGAGGCAACTATTACCAGGAAGATAAAGATATTACAGACATAGATGTAAAAGCTGAAGGTATGACTGATAATGCCAAAAGGTACCAGTTCTGGCTCAAATGCCAGAGGTTGGACTTAGGTAATCTTTTTGCACTGTACATATGCGATGATGAAACAAATGTGCCAGATGTAAATACATTCTTTGGAAAGTATAAAGATAGGGAGGATGTTAAAGACAAAAGTCCAAGTGACATCTTGAAAGAAAAGTTAAGCAGTGCTCAAAAATTGGATAAATTCATACTTGAATTAAAAGATATAATGAGACCTGACTTAGACCAAGATTTTGCAAAATTTAAGGAATACCTTGAAAAGGAATAtgggaaaaatggagaaaaaataaagTAG